The proteins below come from a single Chitinophaga pinensis DSM 2588 genomic window:
- a CDS encoding inositol monophosphatase family protein gives MQNEIETTLIIDAVKQIGKQFLDNYKKKEIPKTKDAFLTQLEEIETTCFNFLKPLINQHYPHIPWVADDEFDPTAQLQPADYEQYWLCDTMDGAVQYIQHLPGWTINLVLIRNGQPYFSVIYDPICDEVFSARQSAGAYLNGSRIKTGVKADTDVMVAVFEYGHQAKNTSNFEQKIASSVAHLIKTFGVVRNYGPHALQLAHVGAGRIDLFLQEDLDTHNWLAGMLIAQEAGAELLTSDGQPWMWGTENLLVARKEIAALYLAS, from the coding sequence ATGCAAAACGAAATAGAAACAACGCTGATCATAGATGCCGTCAAACAAATAGGCAAACAGTTTCTCGATAATTATAAAAAGAAAGAAATTCCGAAAACCAAAGATGCCTTCCTTACACAGCTCGAAGAAATTGAGACTACCTGTTTCAACTTTTTAAAACCACTTATAAATCAGCATTACCCTCATATCCCCTGGGTAGCTGATGACGAGTTTGATCCGACCGCCCAATTGCAACCTGCAGATTATGAGCAATACTGGCTTTGTGATACCATGGACGGCGCTGTACAATATATTCAGCATTTGCCAGGCTGGACCATCAACCTGGTACTTATCCGCAATGGACAACCTTATTTTTCCGTGATTTACGATCCAATTTGCGACGAGGTGTTTTCGGCCAGACAATCAGCAGGCGCCTATCTGAACGGATCACGGATCAAAACCGGCGTGAAAGCCGATACCGATGTCATGGTTGCGGTTTTTGAATACGGTCATCAGGCTAAAAACACAAGCAACTTCGAACAGAAAATAGCGAGTTCCGTAGCACACCTTATCAAAACCTTTGGTGTAGTCAGAAACTATGGTCCTCATGCCTTACAGTTAGCTCACGTAGGCGCAGGCAGAATTGACTTATTCCTGCAGGAAGATCTGGATACGCATAACTGGCTGGCAGGAATGCTGATTGCGCAGGAAGCCGGAGCAGAGTTACTGACATCAGATGGACAGCCCTGGATGTGGGGAACTGAAAATCTGTTGGTGGCCAGAAAAGAAATCGCAGCATTGTATTTAGCGTCTTAA
- a CDS encoding AraC family transcriptional regulator: MKKQQKHIPQFKLTEDASTGVLIAPMHEGIKAGHNITDAHRDDHYSLMFAFTGHYHLKIDFEDLIATAPFVLKIAPGQVHQLIKSSDHSGWVLAIEEFVLEPELQHYLLTGLSHPILLQDAHDLLTRIQAVMKLAFDLQSHSPDVFTQKSILFLVHALFCLLMSAAENKELSDAKETRGHITEQAFLQLLKKHFKDWKKPGQYASALSITTSHLNDILRETTGLSTSMHIQHHIILEAKRLLYFTDLEVREIAFKLGYDDGVYFGKLFKKVTHYTCLEFRKQFRD, translated from the coding sequence TTGAAAAAACAACAGAAACATATCCCGCAATTCAAGCTCACCGAAGACGCAAGTACTGGTGTCCTGATTGCCCCCATGCACGAAGGCATAAAAGCCGGACATAACATTACCGATGCACACCGGGATGATCATTACAGCCTGATGTTTGCTTTCACGGGCCATTACCATTTAAAAATAGATTTCGAAGACCTTATTGCGACAGCGCCATTTGTGCTGAAGATCGCTCCCGGCCAGGTGCACCAACTTATTAAAAGCAGTGATCATAGCGGATGGGTCCTGGCAATAGAAGAGTTTGTGCTGGAACCTGAATTACAACACTACCTGCTGACGGGATTATCCCATCCTATATTACTACAAGATGCACATGATTTGCTAACCCGCATTCAAGCGGTCATGAAACTGGCATTTGATCTGCAAAGTCATTCCCCTGATGTATTCACCCAAAAATCAATATTATTTCTGGTTCACGCGCTATTCTGTCTGCTGATGTCAGCTGCTGAAAATAAGGAGTTGTCGGATGCAAAAGAAACCAGGGGGCATATCACCGAACAGGCTTTCCTGCAACTGCTGAAAAAGCATTTTAAAGACTGGAAAAAACCCGGACAATACGCCTCCGCACTATCTATCACCACCTCGCACCTGAATGATATCCTGCGGGAGACAACAGGACTTTCTACGTCGATGCATATTCAACATCACATTATACTGGAAGCCAAAAGGCTGCTGTATTTTACCGATCTGGAAGTTCGGGAAATCGCCTTTAAGCTTGGTTATGATGATGGGGTTTACTTTGGAAAGCTGTTCAAGAAAGTCACGCACTATACCTGTTTGGAGTTCCGAAAACAATTCCGCGATTAG